The Dokdonia donghaensis DSW-1 DNA window GGTATTGATCGTCTTACTGTAGACGCAACGCTTTCTACAGAAGAGCTACTAGCTCAAAGCTTAAATGTTTCTGTAGCATCTAAAATACTTACAATAAGTTCGCAAGAAGAATTAGTAAATGCAAAAATTTTCAATCTCTTAGGGCAAGATGTAAGAACATCTTCACTTAGTGGAAATACAGATACAGTAGATCTTAACGATTTACCTACTGGAGTATATGTTGCTCAAATAAGTAGTGCTACTGCATCTACTTCTATAAAAATTGTAAACAATTAAGCCTACGACTTAGATATAAAAAAAGCGACTCAATAGAGTCGCTTTTTTTATGTCTTCTTTTATGTATATCAACTACTGCTTATTTGCCAGTTGCCCACAAGCGGCATCTATATCTTTACCTCGTGATCTTCTCACTGTTACCGTGACACCGTTTGCTTCAAGCACATCTACATAACGATCTATAGCTTGAGGGTTTGCTTGTTGAAACTGACCATCATCTATAGGGTTATACTCTATGATATTTACTTTACTAGGCACTGCTTTACAAAAATCTAATAAAGCATCTATATCTATCTGTCTATCATTTATGCCATCCCAAACTACATACTCATAGGTAATGCGCTTTCCAGTTTTTTCATACCAGTAAATAAGTGCTTCTTTGAGATCTGCGAGTGGCATTTGCTCATTAAAGGGCATAATCTCTGTACGTACATCATCTAGTGCAGAGTGCAGCGATACAGCAAGATTAAACTTCACCTCTTCATCTGCCATTTTTTTAATAATCTTAGGCACACCAGAGGTAGAGACTGTAATTCTCTTAGGTGACATACCTAGTCCTTCTGGATCTGTAATCTTATCTATAGCCTTAATCACATTATTATAATTCATTAATGGCTCTCCCATCCCCATAAAAACAATGTTAGACAGGGGTCTATCGTGATATAACTTACTTTGTCTATCTATGACCACCACTTGATCTACGATCTCATCTGGATTGAGATTACGCATTCTCTTTAATCTAGCTGTCGCACAAAATTTACAATTAAGACTACAACCTACTTGTGAAGATACACAGGCAGTTGTCCTACTCTTAGTAGGTATTAAAACAGACTCAACCGTAAGACCATCGTGCAACTTTACAGCGTTCTTTATAGTACCATCACTACTGCGTTGCATCTGGTCTACACGTATATGGTTTATCACAAAATGCTCATCTAGCAAGATGCGTGTCTCCTTTGAGATATTAGTCATATCTACAAAGTCGTGAGCGCCCTTTTGCCATAACCACTCATAAACCTGATTACCCCTAAAAGCTTTATCACCTTGGCCTACAAAGAAAGCTCTTAGATCTTCTTTGGTTAATTTACGTATATCTTTTTTCTCTGTTTTCACGATGCAAAGGTACGGAGTTGTTTGTTGTTTCCCGCACTAGATCTCATAGATGCAAACAGCTCACCATACTACACCCATCATAAAACAATAAAACCCTCTATAATGAGGGCTTTATTATTTTAAATATGATAGTCAATATCAAATGAGACTATCTTGAAATGTTCTAAGACTTACTCCCATTTCAAAAGGATAGTTTTGGGATTGTAGCGCACGCTCTAGCGCTCCTAGCACGGCTAGTAAATCATTAGAAGATACAGACCCCATATGCCCTACTCTAAAATAAGTTGTCTTAATTTCAGAAAGCAATCCTCCTGCTACGATAACATCATCTGCCACCATATGTGCTCGCAGTAACGCTCCATCTATATTTTCTGGATAATAGACCGCTGTTAGTGTATGAGCAGCGATTACATCTTCTGTAGGTAAAATAGATAAATTAAGAGAGGTTATTGCAGCTCTAAAGGCTCGTGCAAGCCTTTTGTGTCTTTGCACTCTTGCACCTATTCCCTCATCACAAATAATACTTAGACTTTTCTCTAAGGCCAAAATAAGATTTACAGGTGGCGTGCCAAAATAAGAGGGTCTCTCTTCTTGATAAGCAATCATTATAGGTAGCCAGTTATTCCAAGAGGCATAATAGTTACCTACGGGTGTTTTCCTATTTTTCCAGACGTCTAGCGCTTTTTGAGAAGCAACAAGCAGTGCAAGCCCAGGCGGTACGCCTATGGCTTTTTGAGATCCGGTTAATACCACATCTACACCCCACTTTTCTTGTAAAATTTCTTCACCTGCTACAGAGCACACTCCGTCAAGTATGGTGAGTACTCCATACTTTTGCGCAAGCTTACATATAGCCTCTGGCGCTACCATAACTCCTGTAGATGTATCTACGTGAGTAAACGTGAGCAATTTATAGGAGCCTCCTTTGAGCGTTTCCTCTATAATATCTAAAGGCACTACTTCACCTATAGGCGCACTAAGAACCGTAGTTTCTGCTCCATATGTTTCTAGAATATCTTTGAATCGTTCACCAAAATACCCGGTAGAAATGACAAGCGCACTATCTCCTTTCTCAATAAGGTTAGACGCCGCCATATCCATAGCTAGCGTTCCGCTTCCGGCGACTATAAAAGGCTGACCACTTGTTGATTTCCAAACTTCCTTCATCATATCCAGAGCGTTTCCAAAAACGTCTATAAAATTTGGCGCAACGTGACTTGTGGTAGGTACAGCCATTGCTTGCAATACATCTGGCTCAAACTCTATTGGACCAGGTATCATAAGTAATTTTCTGCTTTTCATAATTTTAAATAAGGTGTTAAGGCTCTTTACTGAGGTGAGTAAATCATCACATAAAGATGCTCATTATAATGATACAACTTTTTAGATATACGCTTTCGCGAAAGCGTAATTACACCCCGCACAGCCATTATATAAATAAGAAATTCCAGCCAGATAGTGTAAACAAATACTTCCTACCAAAGACTATATCTGGACTGAAATTTCTTTTATTTCAAAAAGACGATGTGAGCAAGCATCGCCTTCTTCCAACAAATTGAGGTTTACTTACTCAACGAGCACAGCTTTTTTCTTTGTTACGGGTTCTTTTACAGTAAACTGGTTACTGGTATTATTTGCTCCGCCAGCCTTGAGAGCTCTGTCTCCTGCATAAAAAGTTTTGTGATCATCTCCCAGGTCTGATCCTGCCATACGCTGGTGTTTTACACAAGAAACACCTCTACGTATTTCTTCTCTCTGCACATCTTTTACATAAGCCAGCATACCTTGATCACCAAAATATCCCTCGGTAAGATTATTCATATGTAAGGCCGTAGTGTGGTATGTAGGTAATGTGATAAGGTGGTGAAAGATACCTGCCTCTCGTGCTCCATCCATCTGGAAGGTTTTAATTTTCTCATCTGCACGGTGTGACAACTCTGTATTATCATACTCTACATCCATAAGATTATTACGGTCGTAAGCTGTCATATTCTCACCTTCTTCTAGCATCTCGTCATAAGCTTGATTACGAAAATTGAGTGTCCAGTTAAATGACGGTGAATTATTATATACCAGCTTTGCATTAGGCATTACCGCTCTCACTCTATTAACCATATGAGCAATTTGCTTTACATTAGGCGTAGGAGTTTCTATCCATAAAAGATCTGCTCCATTTTGTAAGCTGGTAATACAGTCTAGTACAACGCGATCTATATTTGTTCCGTTTTTAAATTTATAGAGTCCATTAGGTAATCTTACTGGACGTACAATTTTACCATCGCGTTTTAATAATACATCATCTTCTTTTGCAGTAGCAATATCTATCTCTTCTGCCTCTACAAAGGCAAGATATTGTGATGCAAGATCTCCTGGCTCTTGACTTACCGGTAGCTTTTGAGTAAGACCAGCCCCCTCAGAGTCTGTTCTTGCTACAATGACACCTTGCTCTACTCCTAGTTCTAAAAAGGCATAACGTAGTGCATTAATTTTTGCAATAAAATCTTCGTGTGGTACGGTTACTTTCCCATCTTGGTGCCCGCATTGCTTAGCGTCAGACACTTGATTTTCTATTTGAAGTGCGCAAGCCCCTGCTTCTATCATTTTTTTGGCAAGAAGGTAAGTTGCTTCTTCATTACCAAAACCTGCATCAATATCTGCAATAATAGGCACGACGTGCGTCTCATAATTATCTATTTGATCTTGCACATCTTCTCCAGCATCTAGACGACGAAAGAGATCGTTGAGCTCTACAGCATCTGCCTGGCGTAAAAAAGTGTAAATCTCTTCTATTAACTTAGGTACGGCAGTTTTTTCGTGCATAGATTGGTCTGGCAATGGCCCTAGTTCTGAACGTAAAGCGGCAACCATCCATCCAGAAAGGTATAAGTATTTTTTATTTGTAGTGCCGTGATGCTTTTTTACAGCGATCATTTTTTGTTGCGCTACAAACCCATGCCAGCAACCTAGTGATTGCGTATAATTCATAGGGTTTGCATCATATTCTTCCATATCCTTACGCATAATAGCTGCGGTGTATCTGGCAATATCAAGACCGGTTTTAAATCTATTTTGCACCGACATACGAGCCGAGTTTTCTGGGCTTATAGAACTCCACGAGTTTCCGTGCTTTGCTTTAAGTGTACGAATAACTTCAAGGGCTGAATTATAATTTGACATAGTATTAAGTATTAAGAGATTATTTTATTTAAATGCCTGTAAGGCTATTCTATATAGATTGTGTTTATAAATATGTGTATGCTGGTGTGGTTAAAAATTCTTCAAAATCTTCTGATAAGACGAGATCATTAAAGAGATTAAAAGCGTTTTCAAATTGGGTTGCCTCTATCTTATCTGCACCCACCTCTGTTATTATTTTTTCTACCTCTTCATCAAAAAGCATTGTGTACAAATCTTTAGTGAGCACATTTCCATCCTCTAAGACGGCTTTATTTTTAAGCCAGTGCCAGATTTGAGTTCTTGAGATTTCGGCTGTAGCAGCATCTTCCATAAGGTGATAGAGTGCCACTGCTCCCTGACCACTGAGCCAGGCATTGAGATACAGAATACCTACGTTGATATTTTTACGAACACCGTCCTCTGTAACCGTACCTTCTGGAATAGCTATAAGATCATTTGCCGTGACGGTTACATCATCTCTTGTGACTTCCATCTGGTTAGGTGCTGGCATATATGCATTAAACTCATCTATCGCAACTTGCACTAGTGCTGGATGCGCTACCCAGGTACCATCGTGTCCATTCTTTACCTCTCGCTCTTTGTCCTTTCTTACTTTTTCTAAAGCTGCATTATTTGCCTGAGGGTTATTTTTTATAGGTACTTGTGCTGCCATACCGCCTATGGCTAAGATTTTCCTTTTGTGACAGCGTTGTATCACAAGTTTTGAATAGGCATCCATAAATGGTGCGGTCATCCCTACCTGGTCACGATTAGGCACTAAGAAGTCTGGATCATTTCTAAACTTCTTGATGTAAGAAAATATATAGTCCCAGCGGCCACAATTAAGACCTACTATATGATCTTTAAGTTCATAAATAATCTCATCTAGTTGGTGGCTTGCAGTAATGGTTTCTATAAGTACTGTACATTTTATTGTACCCATAGGTAACTCCAGATATTCTTGAGCAAACTCAAATACATCATTCCAGAGTCTTGCCTCTAGATAGTGCTCTAGCTTTGCGAGATAGAAATAGGGGGCTGTTTTATTTTTTAAAAGTTGAGCAACGTTTGTAAAAAAGTACAATCCAAAATCTACCAGTGAGCCTGAGACCTCAACATTATCTATAAGTAAATGCTTCTCATTGAGATGCCATCCTCTAGGTCTTACTAGTAAGGTGGCAACCTCATCATTAAGTGTATATTTTTTATCCTTAGTAGGGTGATGATATGTGATGGTTTTATTTACAGCATCACGAAGATTCATCTGACCTTCCATCACATTCTGCCAGCTAGGTGCGGTACTATCTTCTAGATCTGCCATAAAAGTTCTTGCTCCAGAGTTGAGCGCATTTATAACCATTTTACGATCTGTAGGCCCAGTAATCTCCACTCTTCTGTCTTGCAAGTCGTAAGGAATCTCTCCTGCAACCCACTCCCCTTCTCTAATACCTTTCGTCTCTGTTGGGAAAGAAGGTTTCTCACCTTGATCAAACAATAGCTGCTGTTGCTCTCTTGCTTGTAGTAATTCTAATCGTCTGGAATTAAACCGTTCGTGAAGGGCTTTGATAAAATCTAAAGCCTCGTCTGTTAATATCTCTGAGTAATAGCTTTTAACATTACGGTTAAAACTTATTACATACTGGTTTATTTCTGGTGCCATCTATTGCTGTTTTAAATTCTACACCACAATGTTAAAAAAAATACTTTAATAAAAAAAGCGAACGTTCGCTAAAAATAAAATTTCACTAAAATTACGTATTCGCAAAAAGCCTTATATTTGTTTATATGGATGAAGAAGATATCAAACTAATTTTTGGGCTTAAGCTCCGACAGATAAGGACTGACAAGAATTTATCACTTTTTGGATTATCAAAATTAACCGGACTATCAAAGTCATATTTAAATGAAATTGAACACGGAAAAAAATATCCAAAACCTGATAAAATATTTACGCTTTCGGAAAAATTAGACATTCCGTACGATCAAATGGTGTCTTTAAAGCTGGATAAAAACCTCGCTCCTATAGGTGAAATCTTAAAATCAAAGATTCTTAAAGAGATTCCTCTAGAGCTTTTTGGTATAAAAGAAAGTGATCTCATAGATATTGTATCTAATGCGCCAGCAAAAGTCAACGCCTTTATAAGTACAATCATAGAAATTGCACAGCACTACAACTTTGGGAGGGAAAGCTTTTTTCTTGCTTCTGTGCGTTCATATCAAGAAGCAAATAACAACTACTTTGATAACATAGAGCAAAAGGTACTCGACTTTGTAAAATCGTATCAAATAAACATAGGGCAAAGTATCTCATCAAACGAGCTAGAGGAAATCCTCATAGAAGAATACAACTACTCCATAAAAAATGATGAACTCGATAAGCACAAAGATTTAGATAACTTGCGATCTGTTTTTATACCCAAATCGCTCACACTACTGGTCGCAAATGATATAGACGAGTCACAGCGAACCTTTATCTATGCAAAGGAAATAGCCTATAACTTTCTAGAGATTAAAGAAAGATTGTACACCTTCCCGTGGATACTATTTGAAACTTTTGACCAAGTACTTAATAATTTTTATGCCTCTTACTTTGCAGGAGCATTAATCATACCTCGTAAAAACCTTACGGCAAAAATTAAAGATGTTTTTAAGGAGCCTATTTTTTATAAAGATTCTTTTGAGCATATCACAAATGAGTTTAACGCATCACCAGAGTCTTTTTATCAAAGACTTACTAATATTCTACCTAAGGAGTTTAATATAAAGAACTTGTTTTTCTTGCGGTTTACACACAAGCTTAATGACACAAAATTTCACCTCACAAAAGAGCTACATCTAGCGCACCAGCACGCGCCACGAGCAAATGAGAGTGATGAGCATTACTGCAGGAGATGGGTGTCTTTACAGGTACTCAAAGATTTATCTAAGAGTAATGAGAATAGTAAGTTTGACTTACAAATATCTAACTATGAGAATGAGGGCGTACAGTATCTAGTGCTCTCTACTGCAACAAAAGATCCTTTTAAAGAGAACAAGTTTAGAAGCATAAGTATAGGGCTACTCATAAATAAACAACTTGAGCGTAAAATAAAATTTCTCAAGGACCCAAATATACCTACTCGTAATGTAGGGGTTACTTGTGAGCGTTGTGCCATTACAGATTGTGAAGTGAGACAAGCTCCTCCAAAGGTTTTAAATCGCGCTTCAAAGAATAAAAAAATAGCCGCAATTGTACAGCAGCTTAATGATACATATTAATCACACTAAAAGATATAAATCTACTATACTCACTAGCCCCGATTGCAATGTAAATCCCGCAGTTGCCTGGCGTAGCCGGCACGAGGAATTGCAATGTAAAGCGGGATACTACCTATATAAGCACACCATAAGATAGTGCTACAAACAAAAAAAGCCCAAACTTTACAGTCTGGGCTTTTATACATTATAGCAATGAGTTAGATAATTAACATTGCATCTCCATAAGAGTAGAATTTGTATTTTTCTTTTACTGCCTCATCATAAGCGCGCTTCATAAAATCGTGACCTGCAAAGGCAGACACCATCATAAGCAATGTAGACTTAGGTGTGTGGAAGTTTGTAATCATACAGTTTGCAATACTAAAGTCATATGGTGGGAATATAAATTTATTAGTCCAACCACCAAACTCGTTAAGTGTACCGCTACTAGATACTGCACTTTCCATCACGCGCATTGCGGTAGTACCTACGGCACACACACGACGCTTTTCTGAAATAGCTTTATTTATAATCTCTGTGGCTGGCTTGCGTATGTATGCTTCCTCACTATCCATTTTATGCTTTGAAAGGTCTTCTACCTCTACCGCGCTAAATGTACCAAGACCTACGTGTAATGTAACCTCAGCAAAGTCGATACCTTTAATTTCTAAACGCTTTAATAAGTGTTTTGAGAAGTGTAGTCCTGCGGTAGGTGCAGCTACGGCTCCTTCTTCTTTTGCATAGATAGTCTGGTAGCGCTCCTCATCTTCTGGCTCTACCTCACGGTTTATGTATTTTGGTAATGGTGTTTCTCCTAGTGAAGTGAGTTTTTTTCTAAACTCTTCATAAGACCCATCATATAAGAAACGTAACGTACGGCCACGTGATGTTGTGTTATCTATCACCTCTGCAACAAGACTCTCATCATCACCAAAGTATAACTTATTACCTATACGTATTTTACGTGCTGGATCTACAAGTACATCCCACAGTCGTGTCTCAGAGTTTAACTCTCTAAGTAAGAATACCTCGATGCGCGCTCCTGTCTTCTCTTTATTACCGTATAAACGTGCTGGAAAAACCTTTGTATTATTAAGTACCATTACATCTTCTGGCTCAAAATAATCTATAAGATCTTTAAACATTTTATGCTCGATGGTTTGTTCCTTACGGTTAAGGACCATTAATCTAGACTCGTCCCTGTTTTCGGCAGGGTGCTCTGCTAGTAATTCTGCTGGTAAATTAAAGTCAAAGTGTGATAACTTCATAAAGGGTTCTGGTTTTTG harbors:
- a CDS encoding pyridoxal-phosphate-dependent aminotransferase family protein, giving the protein MKSRKLLMIPGPIEFEPDVLQAMAVPTTSHVAPNFIDVFGNALDMMKEVWKSTSGQPFIVAGSGTLAMDMAASNLIEKGDSALVISTGYFGERFKDILETYGAETTVLSAPIGEVVPLDIIEETLKGGSYKLLTFTHVDTSTGVMVAPEAICKLAQKYGVLTILDGVCSVAGEEILQEKWGVDVVLTGSQKAIGVPPGLALLVASQKALDVWKNRKTPVGNYYASWNNWLPIMIAYQEERPSYFGTPPVNLILALEKSLSIICDEGIGARVQRHKRLARAFRAAITSLNLSILPTEDVIAAHTLTAVYYPENIDGALLRAHMVADDVIVAGGLLSEIKTTYFRVGHMGSVSSNDLLAVLGALERALQSQNYPFEMGVSLRTFQDSLI
- a CDS encoding helix-turn-helix domain-containing protein, producing the protein MDEEDIKLIFGLKLRQIRTDKNLSLFGLSKLTGLSKSYLNEIEHGKKYPKPDKIFTLSEKLDIPYDQMVSLKLDKNLAPIGEILKSKILKEIPLELFGIKESDLIDIVSNAPAKVNAFISTIIEIAQHYNFGRESFFLASVRSYQEANNNYFDNIEQKVLDFVKSYQINIGQSISSNELEEILIEEYNYSIKNDELDKHKDLDNLRSVFIPKSLTLLVANDIDESQRTFIYAKEIAYNFLEIKERLYTFPWILFETFDQVLNNFYASYFAGALIIPRKNLTAKIKDVFKEPIFYKDSFEHITNEFNASPESFYQRLTNILPKEFNIKNLFFLRFTHKLNDTKFHLTKELHLAHQHAPRANESDEHYCRRWVSLQVLKDLSKSNENSKFDLQISNYENEGVQYLVLSTATKDPFKENKFRSISIGLLINKQLERKIKFLKDPNIPTRNVGVTCERCAITDCEVRQAPPKVLNRASKNKKIAAIVQQLNDTY
- the rlmN gene encoding 23S rRNA (adenine(2503)-C(2))-methyltransferase RlmN yields the protein MKTEKKDIRKLTKEDLRAFFVGQGDKAFRGNQVYEWLWQKGAHDFVDMTNISKETRILLDEHFVINHIRVDQMQRSSDGTIKNAVKLHDGLTVESVLIPTKSRTTACVSSQVGCSLNCKFCATARLKRMRNLNPDEIVDQVVVIDRQSKLYHDRPLSNIVFMGMGEPLMNYNNVIKAIDKITDPEGLGMSPKRITVSTSGVPKIIKKMADEEVKFNLAVSLHSALDDVRTEIMPFNEQMPLADLKEALIYWYEKTGKRITYEYVVWDGINDRQIDIDALLDFCKAVPSKVNIIEYNPIDDGQFQQANPQAIDRYVDVLEANGVTVTVRRSRGKDIDAACGQLANKQ
- the aceB gene encoding malate synthase A, whose translation is MAPEINQYVISFNRNVKSYYSEILTDEALDFIKALHERFNSRRLELLQAREQQQLLFDQGEKPSFPTETKGIREGEWVAGEIPYDLQDRRVEITGPTDRKMVINALNSGARTFMADLEDSTAPSWQNVMEGQMNLRDAVNKTITYHHPTKDKKYTLNDEVATLLVRPRGWHLNEKHLLIDNVEVSGSLVDFGLYFFTNVAQLLKNKTAPYFYLAKLEHYLEARLWNDVFEFAQEYLELPMGTIKCTVLIETITASHQLDEIIYELKDHIVGLNCGRWDYIFSYIKKFRNDPDFLVPNRDQVGMTAPFMDAYSKLVIQRCHKRKILAIGGMAAQVPIKNNPQANNAALEKVRKDKEREVKNGHDGTWVAHPALVQVAIDEFNAYMPAPNQMEVTRDDVTVTANDLIAIPEGTVTEDGVRKNINVGILYLNAWLSGQGAVALYHLMEDAATAEISRTQIWHWLKNKAVLEDGNVLTKDLYTMLFDEEVEKIITEVGADKIEATQFENAFNLFNDLVLSEDFEEFLTTPAYTYL
- a CDS encoding isocitrate lyase, whose product is MSNYNSALEVIRTLKAKHGNSWSSISPENSARMSVQNRFKTGLDIARYTAAIMRKDMEEYDANPMNYTQSLGCWHGFVAQQKMIAVKKHHGTTNKKYLYLSGWMVAALRSELGPLPDQSMHEKTAVPKLIEEIYTFLRQADAVELNDLFRRLDAGEDVQDQIDNYETHVVPIIADIDAGFGNEEATYLLAKKMIEAGACALQIENQVSDAKQCGHQDGKVTVPHEDFIAKINALRYAFLELGVEQGVIVARTDSEGAGLTQKLPVSQEPGDLASQYLAFVEAEEIDIATAKEDDVLLKRDGKIVRPVRLPNGLYKFKNGTNIDRVVLDCITSLQNGADLLWIETPTPNVKQIAHMVNRVRAVMPNAKLVYNNSPSFNWTLNFRNQAYDEMLEEGENMTAYDRNNLMDVEYDNTELSHRADEKIKTFQMDGAREAGIFHHLITLPTYHTTALHMNNLTEGYFGDQGMLAYVKDVQREEIRRGVSCVKHQRMAGSDLGDDHKTFYAGDRALKAGGANNTSNQFTVKEPVTKKKAVLVE
- the queA gene encoding tRNA preQ1(34) S-adenosylmethionine ribosyltransferase-isomerase QueA gives rise to the protein MKLSHFDFNLPAELLAEHPAENRDESRLMVLNRKEQTIEHKMFKDLIDYFEPEDVMVLNNTKVFPARLYGNKEKTGARIEVFLLRELNSETRLWDVLVDPARKIRIGNKLYFGDDESLVAEVIDNTTSRGRTLRFLYDGSYEEFRKKLTSLGETPLPKYINREVEPEDEERYQTIYAKEEGAVAAPTAGLHFSKHLLKRLEIKGIDFAEVTLHVGLGTFSAVEVEDLSKHKMDSEEAYIRKPATEIINKAISEKRRVCAVGTTAMRVMESAVSSSGTLNEFGGWTNKFIFPPYDFSIANCMITNFHTPKSTLLMMVSAFAGHDFMKRAYDEAVKEKYKFYSYGDAMLII